One Maribacter sp. HTCC2170 genomic window, GCCTTTGGGTAGTTTTCCTTTATAAATGACTCCTCATCTGTGGTGTTGTAATGTGAAAGTCCCGATTGAAACAATTCAAACTGCGAGGGCTGATAATTTTTAAATGCATTTACGATAGTATTCACTCCCCACATAAAGATACCGGCATTCCAAAGAAAATTACCTTGAGCGAGAAACTCTTTAGCCGTATCGTAATCGGGTTTTTCCCTAAACTGATTTACTTTTTTCAGTGAAGTTTCACTTTCTTTCTCAAATTCAATATAACCAAACCCGGTATTGGGAAAAGTTGGTTTTATACCCAATGTACACAATACTTCTTCCCTTTCACATTTATCAAAACATTCTGTAACATTCTTAGCAAATGCATCCTCGTCCTCAATCCAATGATCACTTGGAGCTACTATCATAACCCCATCCGGATTCATTTTTTGAATCTTTAATGCCGCATAAAGAATACAGGGAGCCGTATTACGCATCGCCGGCTCTAAAACCACTTGTTCTTGCTTTACCAAAGGGAGTTGCTCCAAAACCAAATCATTGTAACGTTCATTCGTCAATATCAAAATATTCTCAGTCGGAACAAATTTATTCAGTCGTTGAAAGGTTTTTTGAATCAAGGTTTGTCCTGACCCAAGCATGTCATGGAACTGCTTTGGGTTTTCGGTTGTGCTGATTGGCCAAAACCGCGATCCTACACCACCGGCCATTAATACTGCGTAATAATTTTTGTTCATAATAATCCTTTTAATCTTTAATTAATTCAACCTCAGCATTGGGTTGAAACAAATATATTTTACCAGAAGTTATTTCAATA contains:
- a CDS encoding mannose-1-phosphate guanylyltransferase — protein: MNKNYYAVLMAGGVGSRFWPISTTENPKQFHDMLGSGQTLIQKTFQRLNKFVPTENILILTNERYNDLVLEQLPLVKQEQVVLEPAMRNTAPCILYAALKIQKMNPDGVMIVAPSDHWIEDEDAFAKNVTECFDKCEREEVLCTLGIKPTFPNTGFGYIEFEKESETSLKKVNQFREKPDYDTAKEFLAQGNFLWNAGIFMWGVNTIVNAFKNYQPSQFELFQSGLSHYNTTDEESFIKENYPKAENISIDYAILEQSKAIYVLPATFDWNDLGTWGSLYDKLDKDGDDNAVVNSKVISEDAKGNMIRSPKDKIVVVDGLNDYIIVDKEEVLLIYPKSKEQDIKQVLSKVKDKFGDKYA